A part of Penaeus vannamei isolate JL-2024 chromosome 1, ASM4276789v1, whole genome shotgun sequence genomic DNA contains:
- the LOC113813554 gene encoding ficolin-1, which produces MIAMTQIVAMLWAVTAVVGAAANEPLNRRATFPASSSETKQVDQQLSAILSTITENHNQLQATIRDIGRMVRRTHREITDLREDTDLILGKMYKPSCQDIAEGQPDHIAGKNQLTTEGVYTIRPPKFKPKKVRCELGRGAIGWTVILARNDGREPFNRTFQDYKDGFGDPAQDHWIGLDMLHKLTTWEPHQLRAVMEDFDGSKTWVQYNVFRVDGPEEDYKLTAEEFEADSAAGDGLSIHNGMKFSTYDHDDDTNTDGNCAKLFGGGGGWWYNNCYHVLPTGKYRNTGGSEYGGVAWYPWRNVKHSLKSLTLLIRPRY; this is translated from the exons ATGATCGCCATGACTCAAATCGTGGCGATGCTGTGGGCGGTGACGGCCGTGGTGGGCGCCGCCGCCAACGAGCCCCTCAACCGCAGGGCAACTTTCCCCGCTTCCTCCAGTGAAACAAAGCAG GTCGACCAGCAACTGAGCGCCATCCTCAGCACCATCACCGAGAACCACAACCAGCTGCAGGCCACCATCCGGGACATCGGGCGCATGGTCCGCCGAACCCACCGCGAGATCACTGACCTCCGGGAGGACACTGACCTCATTTTGGGCAAGATGTACAAGCCCTCGTGTCAGGACATCGCCGAGGGGCAGCCGGATCACATCGCGGGGAAGAACCAGCTCACAACGGAGGGCGTGTATACCATTCGGCCGCCCAAGTTTAAGCCCAAGAAG GTCCGCTGTGAACTCGGCCGCGGAGCCATAGGATGGACGGTCATCCTGGCGAGGAACGACGGACGCGAGCCGTTCAACCGCACTTTCCAGGACTACAAGGATGGCTTCGGAGATCCTGCGCAGGACCACTGGATCG GCCTGGACATGCTGCACAAGCTGACCACATGGGAGCCTCACCAACTCCGAGCTGTGATGGAGGACTTCGACGGGTCCAAGACCTGGGTTCAGTACAATGTGTTCAG AGTGGACGGTCCAGAGGAAGACTACAAGCTGACGGCGGAGGAGTTCGAGGCTGACAGCGCCGCGGGAGATGGCCTCAGCATCCACAACGGCATGAAGTTCTCCACCTACGACCACGATGATGACACCAATACGG ACGGCAACTGCGCCAAGCTCTtcggcggaggcggcggctggTGGTATAACAACTGCTACCACGTCCTCCCAACCGGCAAGTACCGAAACACCGGCGGTAGCGAGTACGGGGGAGTGGCCTGGTACCCTTGGAGGAACGTCAAACACTCCCTCAAGAGCCTCACTCTGCTGATCAGGCCGAGATATTAG